The Leclercia sp. S52 genome has a segment encoding these proteins:
- the rlmD gene encoding 23S rRNA (uracil(1939)-C(5))-methyltransferase RlmD: MAQFYSAKRRVTTRQIITVDVTDLDPFGQGVARHDGKALFIPGLLPDERAEIVLTEEKRQYARGQVKRRLNDSPQRETPRCPHFGVCGGCQQQHASIALQERSKSNALARLLKHDVNEVIADKPWGYRRRARLSLNYQPKTARLEMGFRKANSSDIVDVKQCPILVPRLEALLPEVRKCLSELQGVRHLGHVELVLANSGPLMVLRHTAPLSAKDREKLERFSHSHELDLYLAPQSEILEQLSGETPWYDSDGLRLTFSPRDFIQVNDGVNQKMVATALDWLDIQPQDRVLDLFCGMGNFTLPLAKRAHSVVGVEGVAALVEKACDNAIHNALQNVTFFHENLEEDVTQQPWAAHGFDKILLDPARAGAPGVMQHIIKLAPKRVVYVSCNPATLARDSEALLAAGYQIQRLAMLDMFPHTGHLESMALFEHN; this comes from the coding sequence ATGGCGCAATTCTACTCTGCAAAGCGGCGCGTGACGACGCGTCAGATCATAACTGTTGATGTGACAGACCTCGACCCCTTCGGTCAGGGGGTGGCGCGCCATGATGGTAAAGCCCTGTTTATTCCCGGCCTGCTGCCCGACGAACGTGCAGAGATCGTCCTGACGGAAGAGAAACGTCAGTATGCCCGCGGGCAGGTAAAACGTCGCCTTAACGACAGCCCGCAACGCGAAACGCCGCGCTGCCCGCACTTTGGCGTCTGCGGCGGCTGCCAACAGCAGCATGCCAGTATCGCATTACAGGAGCGCAGCAAAAGCAATGCCCTGGCGCGCCTGCTGAAGCACGACGTCAACGAAGTGATAGCCGATAAGCCCTGGGGCTACCGCCGCCGGGCGCGCCTGAGCCTCAACTATCAGCCGAAAACCGCGCGTCTGGAGATGGGCTTTCGCAAGGCCAACTCCAGCGACATCGTCGATGTGAAACAGTGCCCCATTCTGGTGCCCCGTCTTGAGGCATTGCTGCCAGAAGTGCGCAAATGCCTCTCTGAGCTGCAGGGCGTTCGCCACCTGGGCCACGTCGAACTGGTGCTGGCGAACAGCGGTCCGCTGATGGTGCTGCGTCATACTGCACCGCTTTCGGCCAAAGATCGCGAAAAACTGGAACGCTTTTCGCATTCCCATGAGCTTGACCTTTATCTCGCCCCGCAAAGCGAGATACTTGAGCAACTGAGCGGTGAAACGCCCTGGTATGATTCAGACGGGCTACGCTTAACGTTCAGCCCGCGCGATTTCATTCAGGTCAATGACGGCGTGAACCAAAAGATGGTCGCGACCGCGCTCGACTGGCTAGATATTCAGCCCCAGGATCGGGTGCTCGATCTGTTCTGCGGGATGGGTAACTTTACCCTGCCGCTGGCAAAACGGGCGCACAGCGTGGTGGGTGTTGAGGGCGTGGCGGCGCTGGTGGAGAAAGCATGCGATAACGCGATTCACAATGCGCTGCAAAACGTGACATTTTTTCACGAGAATCTGGAAGAGGATGTCACTCAGCAGCCCTGGGCGGCGCACGGCTTCGACAAGATCCTGCTGGATCCGGCCCGAGCAGGTGCGCCAGGCGTGATGCAGCATATTATTAAACTCGCTCCAAAACGCGTGGTCTATGTTTCCTGTAATCCGGCGACGCTTGCCCGGGACAGCGAAGCATTATTAGCGGCGGGTTACCAGATTCAGCGTCTGGCAATGCTTGATATGTTCCCGCACACTGGACATCTGGAATCAATGGCGTTGTTTGAACACAACTGA
- the barA gene encoding two-component sensor histidine kinase BarA, whose product MTNYSLRARMMILILAPTVLIGLLLSTFFVVHRYNDLQRQLEDAGASIIEPLAVSSEYGMALQNRESIGQLISILHRRHSDIVRAISVYDQHNRLFVTSNIQQDPGVLKLPNDTAFPARLSVIRQGERMILRTPIISESYSPDESAESDAKPNNNMLGYVALELDLKSVRLQQYREIFISTVMMLFCIGIALIFGWRLMRDVTSPIRNMVNTVDRIRRGQLDSRVEGFMLGELDMLKNGINSMAMSLAAYHEEMQHNVDQATSDLRETLEQMEIQNVELDLAKKRAQEAARIKSEFLANMSHELRTPLNGVIGFTRLTLKTELNPTQRDHLHTIERSANNLLAIINDVLDFSKLEAGKLILESIPFPLRNVLDEVVTLLAHSSHDKGLELTLNIKNDVPDNVIGDPLRLQQVITNLVGNAIKFTESGNIDVLVEKRAISNTKVQLEVQIRDTGIGIPERDQSRLFQAFRQADASISRRHGGTGLGLVITQKLVNEMGGDISFHSQPNRGSTFWFHINLDLNPNVLTDRPAMDCLQGKRLAYVEANAAAAQSTLEVLSTTPLEVVYSPEFSTLSVEHYDILLMGIPVTFTGELTMQQERLAKASSMTDYLLLALPCHAQINAEELKHDGAAACLLKPLTATRLLPTLTEYCRLNHYAASLVMDESKLPMTVMAVDDNPANLKLIGALLEDQVQHVELCESGLQAVERAKQMQFDLIMMDIQMPGMDGIRACELIRQLPHQQHTPVIAVTAHAMAGQKEKLLSAGMNDYLAKPIEEEKLHNLLQRYKPGPAGGNWIAPPEAPEIPINISATLDWQLALRQAAGKNDLAREMLQMLVAFLPEIRNKVEEQLVGENPEDLVGAIHKLHGSCGYSGVPRLKNLCHLLEQQLRSGTPESELEPEFLELLDEMDNVTREAMKVLGS is encoded by the coding sequence ATGACCAACTACAGCCTGCGTGCGCGCATGATGATTTTGATCCTCGCCCCTACCGTACTCATTGGTTTGCTGCTGAGTACCTTCTTTGTGGTGCACCGTTATAACGACCTGCAGCGCCAGCTTGAGGATGCCGGGGCCAGCATTATTGAGCCGCTGGCGGTCTCCAGCGAGTACGGCATGGCCCTGCAAAATCGCGAGTCTATCGGCCAACTCATCAGCATCCTGCACCGCCGTCACTCGGACATTGTGCGGGCGATCTCGGTGTATGACCAACATAATCGCCTGTTTGTGACCTCCAATATCCAGCAGGACCCCGGGGTGCTCAAACTCCCGAACGACACGGCCTTCCCGGCACGGCTGAGCGTGATCCGCCAGGGCGAGAGAATGATCCTGCGAACGCCGATCATCTCGGAAAGCTATTCGCCGGATGAATCTGCCGAGTCCGATGCTAAGCCCAATAACAACATGCTGGGATATGTGGCTCTGGAGCTGGATCTCAAGTCCGTGCGGCTGCAGCAGTACCGGGAAATTTTTATCTCCACGGTGATGATGCTGTTTTGTATCGGCATCGCGCTGATTTTCGGCTGGCGTCTGATGCGCGATGTAACCAGCCCGATCCGCAACATGGTGAATACCGTCGACCGTATCCGCCGGGGGCAGCTCGACAGCCGCGTCGAAGGTTTTATGCTTGGCGAGCTGGATATGCTGAAAAACGGCATCAACTCGATGGCTATGTCGCTGGCGGCCTACCATGAGGAGATGCAGCATAACGTCGATCAGGCCACCTCCGATCTGCGGGAAACCCTGGAGCAGATGGAGATCCAGAACGTCGAGCTGGATCTGGCCAAAAAGCGCGCCCAGGAAGCGGCCCGCATTAAATCGGAGTTCCTGGCGAACATGTCCCATGAGCTGCGCACCCCGCTCAACGGCGTGATTGGCTTTACCCGCCTGACCCTTAAGACCGAGCTCAATCCGACCCAGCGCGACCACCTGCATACCATTGAACGCTCGGCCAACAACCTGCTGGCCATCATCAATGACGTGCTGGACTTCTCCAAGCTCGAGGCAGGCAAGCTGATTCTCGAGAGCATTCCGTTCCCGCTGCGTAACGTTCTGGATGAGGTGGTCACCCTGCTGGCGCACTCCTCCCACGACAAGGGGCTGGAGCTGACGCTGAACATTAAAAATGATGTGCCGGATAATGTGATTGGCGATCCGCTGCGCCTGCAGCAGGTGATCACCAACCTGGTGGGCAACGCTATCAAGTTCACCGAGAGCGGTAACATTGACGTGCTGGTCGAAAAGCGCGCCATCAGCAATACCAAGGTGCAGCTTGAGGTGCAGATCCGCGATACCGGGATCGGTATTCCCGAGCGCGATCAGTCACGGCTGTTCCAGGCCTTCCGTCAGGCCGACGCCAGTATTTCCCGGCGTCATGGCGGTACCGGCCTGGGGCTGGTGATCACCCAGAAACTGGTTAACGAGATGGGAGGCGATATCTCCTTCCACAGCCAGCCTAACCGCGGCTCGACCTTCTGGTTCCATATCAATCTCGACCTGAACCCGAATGTTCTGACCGATCGACCGGCGATGGATTGTCTGCAGGGTAAACGTCTGGCCTATGTGGAGGCCAATGCCGCCGCCGCGCAAAGCACGCTGGAGGTGTTGAGCACCACCCCGCTGGAAGTGGTTTACAGCCCGGAGTTCTCCACGCTGTCGGTTGAACATTACGACATTCTGCTGATGGGGATCCCGGTGACCTTTACCGGCGAGCTGACCATGCAGCAGGAGCGGCTGGCAAAAGCGTCCTCAATGACCGACTACCTGCTGCTGGCCCTGCCATGCCATGCGCAGATCAACGCCGAAGAGCTGAAACATGACGGTGCAGCCGCCTGTCTGCTGAAACCGCTCACCGCCACGCGCCTGCTGCCGACCCTGACAGAGTATTGCCGCCTGAACCATTACGCCGCGTCGCTCGTGATGGATGAGAGCAAGCTGCCGATGACCGTGATGGCGGTGGATGATAACCCCGCCAACCTGAAGCTGATTGGCGCCCTGCTGGAGGATCAGGTTCAGCACGTTGAACTTTGCGAGAGCGGTCTGCAGGCCGTTGAGCGGGCGAAGCAGATGCAGTTTGACCTGATCATGATGGATATTCAGATGCCCGGTATGGACGGGATCCGTGCCTGCGAGCTGATCCGCCAGCTTCCCCATCAGCAGCACACTCCGGTGATTGCCGTGACCGCCCACGCGATGGCGGGTCAGAAAGAGAAGCTCTTGAGCGCCGGGATGAACGACTATCTGGCAAAACCGATTGAAGAAGAGAAGCTGCACAACCTGCTGCAGCGCTACAAGCCCGGCCCTGCGGGAGGTAACTGGATTGCCCCTCCGGAGGCACCCGAGATCCCGATCAACATCAGTGCCACCCTCGACTGGCAGCTGGCGCTGCGTCAGGCGGCGGGCAAAAACGACCTGGCGCGGGAGATGCTGCAGATGCTGGTGGCCTTCCTGCCGGAGATCCGCAATAAGGTAGAGGAACAGCTGGTAGGGGAAAATCCGGAAGACCTGGTCGGGGCGATCCACAAACTGCACGGCAGCTGCGGGTACAGTGGCGTGCCACGTCTGAAAAATCTCTGTCATTTACTGGAGCAGCAGCTACGTTCCGGTACGCCGGAAAGCGAGCTGGAACCGGAGTTTCTGGAGCTGCTGGATGAGATGGATAACGTGACGCGGGAAGCGATGAAGGTGCTGGGCTCATAG
- a CDS encoding glycerate kinase translates to MKIVIAPDSYKESLSALAVATAIEQGFCEIFPTAEYVKLPVADGGEGTVEAMVAATQGDIIQVRVTGPLGEHVDGFYGRSGDGKSAFIEMAAASGLELVPPAQRNPLKTTSWGTGELIRHALDAGVKHIIIGIGGSATNDGGAGMVQALGAKLLDEQGNAIGAGGGELEKLARIDISGLDKRLATCRIEVACDVTNPLTGENGATAVFGPQKGATPEMITRLDGALTQYARIIARDLDVDVLGLAGGGAAGGMGAALYAFCGAQLRQGIEIVTEALNLDSLVADADLVITGEGRIDSQTIHGKVPVGVAKIAKRHNKPVIGLAGSLTADVGVVHDHGIDAVFSVIYTICTLEEALEDAEENVRMAARNIAAVLKVGMGL, encoded by the coding sequence ATGAAAATAGTTATCGCACCGGACTCGTATAAAGAGAGCCTGAGTGCCCTGGCTGTGGCGACGGCGATAGAGCAGGGATTTTGCGAAATTTTCCCCACGGCTGAGTACGTCAAACTGCCGGTCGCCGATGGCGGTGAAGGCACCGTGGAAGCGATGGTTGCCGCCACTCAGGGAGACATTATTCAGGTGCGGGTAACGGGGCCGCTCGGCGAGCATGTTGACGGTTTTTATGGTCGCTCCGGTGATGGCAAAAGCGCGTTTATCGAGATGGCGGCGGCCAGTGGGCTGGAGCTGGTACCGCCGGCACAGCGTAATCCGCTGAAAACCACCTCCTGGGGAACCGGGGAGCTGATCCGCCATGCGCTGGATGCGGGCGTGAAACATATCATCATCGGCATTGGCGGCAGCGCCACCAACGATGGTGGGGCAGGGATGGTGCAGGCGCTGGGCGCGAAGCTGCTGGACGAGCAGGGGAACGCCATTGGCGCCGGCGGCGGCGAGCTGGAGAAGCTGGCGCGCATTGATATCAGCGGTCTCGATAAACGGCTGGCGACGTGCCGGATTGAAGTGGCCTGCGACGTCACCAACCCGCTGACCGGTGAAAACGGCGCTACCGCCGTGTTTGGCCCGCAGAAAGGGGCTACACCGGAGATGATTACGCGCCTCGATGGGGCACTGACGCAGTATGCGCGGATCATTGCCCGTGACCTCGATGTGGACGTGCTCGGCCTGGCCGGCGGCGGTGCAGCAGGCGGCATGGGAGCAGCGCTATACGCTTTTTGCGGCGCGCAGCTGCGCCAGGGCATTGAGATTGTGACCGAGGCGCTTAACCTCGACAGCCTGGTGGCCGATGCCGATCTGGTGATCACCGGGGAAGGGCGGATCGACAGCCAGACCATTCATGGCAAAGTCCCGGTGGGGGTGGCGAAGATCGCGAAGCGCCACAACAAACCGGTGATCGGCCTGGCGGGCAGCCTGACGGCGGATGTCGGCGTGGTGCACGATCATGGCATCGATGCGGTGTTCAGCGTGATCTACACCATCTGCACACTGGAGGAGGCGCTGGAAGACGCCGAAGAAAACGTGCGGATGGCGGCGAGGAATATTGCGGCGGTGCTGAAGGTGGGGATGGGGTTGTAG
- the gudD gene encoding glucarate dehydratase: MMSTFTTPVVTSMQIIPVAGHDSMLMNLSGAHAPFFTRNIVIIKDNSGHTGVGEIPGGEKIRKTLEDAIPLVVGQTLGAYKNILNAVRNEFADRDASGRGLQTFDLRTTIHVVTGIEAAMLDLLGQHLGVNVASLLGDGQQRTEVEMLGYLFFVGNRKLTPLPYQSQPDEQCDWYRLRHEEAMTPDAVVRLAEAAYEKYGFNDFKLKGGVLAGEEEAESIIALAKRFPQARVTLDPNGAWSLEEAIRIGKRLKGVLAYAEDPCGAEQGFSGREVMAEFRRATGLPTATNMIATDWRQMGHTLSLQSVDIPLADPHFWTMQGSVRVAQMCHEFGLTWGSHSNNHFDISLAMFTHVAAAAPGNITAIDTHWIWQEGNQRLTKQPFEIKGGMVQVPTTPGLGVELDMDQVMKAHELYLQHGLGARDDAMAMQYLIPEWTFNNKRPCMVR; encoded by the coding sequence ATTATGAGCACATTTACTACCCCTGTTGTGACTTCCATGCAGATTATCCCGGTTGCCGGTCATGACAGCATGCTGATGAACCTGAGCGGAGCCCACGCCCCGTTCTTCACCCGTAATATCGTGATTATCAAAGACAACTCCGGCCATACCGGGGTGGGTGAAATCCCGGGCGGCGAAAAGATCCGCAAAACGCTGGAAGATGCGATCCCGCTGGTGGTGGGCCAAACCCTGGGCGCGTACAAAAATATTCTCAATGCCGTACGTAACGAATTTGCCGACCGCGATGCAAGCGGCCGCGGGCTGCAGACCTTTGACCTGCGCACCACTATTCACGTGGTGACCGGCATTGAAGCGGCGATGCTCGACCTGCTGGGCCAGCATCTGGGCGTCAACGTGGCTTCCCTGCTGGGCGACGGGCAGCAGCGTACAGAAGTCGAAATGCTGGGCTACCTGTTCTTCGTCGGCAACCGCAAGCTGACCCCGCTGCCGTACCAGAGCCAGCCGGATGAGCAGTGCGACTGGTATCGTCTGCGCCATGAAGAGGCGATGACTCCGGACGCGGTTGTGCGTCTGGCGGAAGCGGCCTATGAGAAGTACGGTTTTAACGATTTCAAACTGAAGGGCGGCGTGCTGGCCGGGGAAGAGGAAGCGGAGTCTATTATCGCCCTGGCGAAACGCTTCCCGCAGGCGCGCGTCACCCTCGATCCCAACGGGGCCTGGTCGCTGGAAGAGGCGATTCGCATCGGTAAGCGCCTGAAGGGCGTGCTGGCCTATGCGGAAGATCCGTGCGGCGCCGAACAGGGCTTCTCCGGCCGTGAAGTGATGGCCGAGTTCCGCCGCGCTACCGGTCTGCCGACCGCCACCAACATGATCGCTACCGACTGGCGGCAGATGGGCCATACCCTCTCCCTGCAGTCGGTCGACATTCCGCTGGCGGATCCGCACTTCTGGACCATGCAGGGCTCGGTGCGCGTGGCGCAGATGTGTCATGAGTTCGGCCTGACCTGGGGCTCACACTCCAACAACCACTTCGATATCTCGCTGGCGATGTTCACCCATGTGGCCGCGGCCGCGCCGGGCAACATCACCGCCATCGACACCCACTGGATCTGGCAGGAGGGCAACCAGCGCCTGACCAAACAGCCGTTCGAAATCAAGGGCGGGATGGTGCAGGTGCCGACCACCCCGGGTCTGGGCGTTGAGCTGGATATGGATCAGGTGATGAAGGCGCATGAGCTGTATCTGCAGCACGGCCTGGGCGCGCGCGACGACGCGATGGCGATGCAGTACCTGATCCCGGAGTGGACCTTCAACAACAAACGCCCTTGCATGGTGCGTTAA
- a CDS encoding enolase C-terminal domain-like protein produces the protein MSMQSSPVVTEMKVIPVAGQDSMLLNIGGAHNAWFTRNIVVLTDNAGNTGVGEAPGGEVIYQTLVDAIPQVVGQEVARLNKVVQRVHKGNQSADFDTFGKGAWTFELRVNAVAALEAALLDLLGKALNVPVCELLGPGKQRDAVTVLGYLFYLGDRTKTDLPYLERSPGSHDWYHLRHQEALTSEAVVRLAEAAQDRYGFKDFKLKGGVLPGEQEIDSARALKKRFPDARITVDPNAAWLLDEAIALCKGLGDVLTYAEDPCGAEQGFSGREVMAEFRRATGLPVATNMIATNWREMGHAVMLNSVDIPLADPHFWTLSGAVRVAQLCDDWGLTWGCHSNNHFDISLAMFTHVGAAAPGTPTAIDTHWIWQEGEARLTKNPLEIKHGKIAVPDAPGLGVELDWDQIHKAHEAYKKLPGGARNDAGPMQYLIPGWTFDRKRPAFGRH, from the coding sequence ATGAGTATGCAATCGAGCCCTGTTGTCACCGAAATGAAGGTTATCCCGGTTGCCGGCCAGGACAGCATGCTGCTGAACATCGGCGGCGCACATAACGCCTGGTTTACCCGCAACATCGTGGTGCTGACCGATAACGCCGGGAATACCGGCGTCGGGGAAGCCCCGGGCGGAGAGGTGATTTACCAGACCCTGGTGGATGCCATCCCGCAGGTGGTCGGTCAGGAGGTGGCGCGGCTGAACAAGGTGGTCCAGCGCGTGCACAAGGGCAACCAGTCCGCCGATTTCGATACCTTCGGCAAAGGGGCCTGGACATTTGAACTGCGGGTCAATGCCGTGGCAGCGCTGGAAGCGGCGCTGCTGGATCTGCTCGGCAAAGCGCTGAACGTGCCGGTGTGCGAACTGCTCGGCCCGGGCAAGCAGCGCGATGCGGTCACCGTGCTGGGTTATCTCTTCTACCTGGGCGATCGCACTAAGACCGATCTGCCCTATCTGGAGCGTTCGCCGGGCAGTCACGACTGGTATCACCTGCGCCATCAGGAGGCACTGACCAGCGAGGCGGTGGTCCGTCTGGCAGAAGCGGCGCAGGATCGCTACGGCTTTAAAGATTTTAAACTGAAAGGCGGCGTGCTGCCGGGCGAACAGGAGATTGACAGCGCCCGCGCCCTGAAAAAACGCTTCCCGGATGCGCGCATTACCGTCGACCCCAACGCGGCCTGGCTGCTGGATGAGGCTATCGCCTTGTGCAAAGGCCTGGGCGATGTCCTGACGTATGCCGAAGATCCGTGCGGCGCCGAGCAGGGCTTCTCCGGCCGTGAGGTGATGGCGGAGTTCCGCCGCGCCACCGGCCTGCCGGTGGCAACCAATATGATTGCCACCAACTGGCGCGAAATGGGCCACGCCGTGATGCTGAACTCGGTGGACATCCCGCTGGCGGATCCGCACTTCTGGACGCTCTCCGGCGCGGTACGCGTGGCGCAGCTGTGTGACGACTGGGGCTTAACCTGGGGTTGCCACTCTAACAACCACTTCGATATCTCGCTGGCGATGTTTACCCATGTGGGTGCCGCTGCACCGGGTACGCCAACGGCTATCGACACCCACTGGATCTGGCAGGAAGGCGAAGCGCGCCTGACCAAAAATCCACTGGAAATTAAACACGGCAAGATTGCCGTACCGGATGCACCGGGGCTTGGCGTGGAGCTTGACTGGGATCAGATCCACAAAGCCCATGAAGCCTATAAGAAACTGCCCGGCGGCGCGCGTAATGACGCAGGCCCGATGCAGTACCTTATCCCCGGCTGGACATTTGACCGCAAACGCCCGGCGTTCGGTCGCCACTGA